CACCTCCGGCTATATGGTACTTCCACAGAAAACCATCGCCGAACTAGCCCGTCTTCGTCCAACTACACTCGAAGAACTTCTGGCTATCAAAGGGTTTGGCAAAACTAAGGTGAAGCAGATCGGCCACGAAGTGCTGTCCGTCATTAAAGAGTATCTCGAACGGCCCAAGCCTACCAAAGAGCCGAAAGTGAAAGAAAAAAAGGTGAAAGAGCCGAAGGAGCCTAAAATTCCATCGACTACGCAGACCCTTGCCCTTTTTCAGGCTGGCAAAACCATTCCCGAAATAGCGACCGAACGGGGATTTGCCATATCTACTATCGAAGGGCATCTTGCTCAATGCATCAATCGGGGCGAACTATCGGTCGATGCCGTGTTACCTTCCGATCGTATTCAGCTGATTCGCCCCCACCTCGAAACTACGCCATCAGCCACATTTACCGAACTGATTCAGACAATCGGCCATGGCGTCACCTACAGCGAAATACGGTTTGTAAACAGCGCCATCCGGGCCGAATTGGGAGAGATTGAACAGGAGTAGTACCCTTCTAATTTTTCAGTCAATTAGGATTGGCTTTAGCGTCGCTCACTTATCCGCTTCTGATAAGTTGTGGAAGAGTTCGATAAATTGACTGAAATAGGGATTTTTCCTACTCAATATCCCGGAGAGAATTGTATGGCGATCTCCATCAGGAATCCAGGCGTCCATTTTGACCAAATCGGCCCTCGTATTGTTGAAAAACCAACTGGTAAACTTTCGGAAGCGGGCCTTCTCCCGACCATCCGAACTATCGCAGATATAAATTATTACGTGTTCTAAAGACCGGAAGAAATCGTAAAAAATAGCCAGAATTGTTGGCTCTGTCAGAGGGTCGGCCGGAATGTGTTTTCCAGTCGGATTATCGGCCACGGCAATGACCATTTCAAAAGCGTTGACCCGCCCCTCTATATAATCGATAAATAACTAATCGGATGGAACAAATCGAATTTCATAAACAACCTCGTCGCTTGTTGTAAAAGCATATACATTTTGCTCTCCACCTATCCAGGCAAAATCGTATCTATTTCTTTAATGGCCCTTTTTCCTGCATTCTTCTTTTTCAACTCGTCAAATATGGCCCGATATTCAGGGTCATTTTGGTAGCGTTCCCGGGCTTCCCGTGCTCTTTTACTTCGACCAGCCTGCGAATTTTTTCGAGAGCGGTCATCGGCTTCATTGGTGTTTCCATTGTAGTTAGTGTTGATTAGACGAATATACAATCGTAAAGTTTTTGATTACATCCTAAAAACATAAAAGCTGAAGCAAATAGTTTATCTGTATGAAGTACTAACGGTTCAAAAGAAAAGCGCTTTACCGAAACAAAGCATGGTGTCGGTAAAGCGCTACAGGTTTGGATAATCAATTCGGCTAATAGCCTCCGTAAAACTTTCGCAGGCCCCATTCAATGGCAGCCAGCGTTAGTACGACGAAAAATAGCCATTTCCAGTTGATCAACTCATTCATTTCCTCAGTGCTGGTCAGGCGAGCCGGGTGCGAACGGCTAGTCAGGTTTTTGACCAGATCATCCATGCGACTGACTGCATAGAACTGGCCGCCCGTTTGCTGCGCTAACTGACGCAACATACCATGGTCGGCCGTTGTATTAAGCGCTTCAAGTTGCAGATCGCGAACCACAAACTGCCCCGACGACTGTTCGGCTTTGTCATTGATCGTTACTGTCGCCTTAAAACGATAGGCCCCCTCAGGTAACCGACTGATTTCAAAACGTTTATTGGTAGAAGTAGGCGTGTAATTGTAAGACCGCGTTACGCCTTTTTCGTCGCTAATCTCCAGCCGAACAGGTTTATCAAATATCTCTTCGTAGATGTCGTTGTAGAGCTCGGTTTCGAAAATGACTTTTTCTCCAGCTACGAATTCATTCCGAATCGGGTACACGCGCAGTTTGCGTCGATCTTCTTTCACTGAAATCAGTTGAATCACTTTCTGAATCAACTCATCCACAACCTCCTGCTTATCGGTCAGGGCGAATTCTTCCAGGCGCCATGCCCAAAGCCCTTCTCCGGCCAGTACAGCGGTTTTACGTGGGCTGGTTACGTTTAGAGCCAGCAATGGTTTTGCTGTCTTGATACTGCCAACCTGCTGCCATAGGACAACTTCACTACCGGGCTGTAATCGGTAGTCACCATACGGTACCGACATGGGTGGAAGTTTGGACAGTATTTCGAGTCGGGACGGATCAAGGTTCAACTGCCGGAATTCGGGGTTAAACACGCCCGTTACTTTGTCACTCTGGCTAGGCTGTGCTGAAACCTGAACCACCGAATTAGATGTATTGAACGGCCCCAGCGACGACTGATTACCAAGAACAAACAATACAGGTGTATTTTTCGAAAAATATTTTTGAATCAACGGGCTACCGACTCCTCCATTATCGGGAATCTGGTGCAGGATAATCAGGTCGTAAGTTTTGTCGGCGGGTGGGGTAGCTTCGGCAGGCGTTCCCGTCAGGATACGTACGTCCAGTTCGTAGTTCTGATTACGCTCCAGAATGTTGCGGATGGCTTTCACATCTGGATGCGGGGCCAGCGCCAATAGCAGGACTTTCTCTTTCCCGTCGATAACGTCCAGATACACATCCTGACGGTTGTTGCGGGTGCTAAATTCACCCGGCTGCGGCAATATCTCAACGACGAAATGCTGAACACCTTTCTGGGTGGCTGTTGTCTGGAAATTAACCTGGTTGAACGTATCGTTCTTGGTAAAATTGACCGATTGCCTCCCCAATTCCTTTCCATTCTGACGCAGCACAACCGTTGCGTTTCTTCCCTGAAAGCCATTACTCACAATTTCGGCCTGTACCGGAAACTGATTACCCAGATACGCAATACGGTTGGCGATAATACCTTTAAGCTGAATATCTTTTTTGGCAACAGTGTCGCCCAACCCTACTGTCTGTACAGCAAACGGATATTGACCAAACGTTGGCGACACGCCCTGGTTAAAAATGCCATCCGTCACCAGCACTACATCGGTCAGGTTACGTCCCTCATAATCCGAGCGAATGCCCGCGAGCAATGCCGACAAATCGGTCGTTCGGCGAGTAAAGGGAATCTGCGTCAAATCACCATTGGTGACCGTATCGGCTAAGGTTCGGATGGAAACGTCCAGTCCCTTGTCGGCCAACTGCTGCCGAAGGGTTTGCAAGCCCACTAACGCTTTATCCAGATTAGGACGTCCTGTTCCTGCTATGGACTCTGAGTTATCAATAGCCAGCACTACTTTCGGCTTCTCGGTCAGTGTGCGCAGACTTCGAATTAGCGGATTCAGCAACAAAAAGCAAAGA
This window of the Spirosoma aerolatum genome carries:
- a CDS encoding DUF6169 family protein, translating into MVIAVADNPTGKHIPADPLTEPTILAIFYDFFRSLEHVIIYICDSSDGREKARFRKFTSWFFNNTRADLVKMDAWIPDGDRHTILSGILSRKNPYFSQFIELFHNLSEADK